From Vigna angularis cultivar LongXiaoDou No.4 chromosome 11, ASM1680809v1, whole genome shotgun sequence:
tgaattttatttcaattgatGTTTTTTTCGGCTACACCTTTTGTTGTATCATATCTTTTTTCACTCCGTAGTTCTACTATTTGGTGCAGATCTAATTGATGTAGGTCGAATACTACCTATTGAAGACATTGCTATCTCAAGTGGAATTGAGGATCACTTGTCTGATGCGGAGGTTTCAAACGATTTTTTCAAACCACTTGTTGGATCCTCTCCAGTTGAGAAGTCAATTAAATCTAACAATGGTTATGTACCCCAAAAGGAGAGAAGTCATCCCCTTTGAAAGAAGGAAATTCTGAAGACACTGAAGAATGCAATTCTGTAAATACATCAAATTCTGAACCTTAATCTTCAAAATCAGCAAAGAGAAATAAGTGGAAACATGATGAAGTTAAGAAGCTGATTGGTATGTGTGAGGAACTGAAAGACCGATTTCAAGTTGGAAAGGAAGGATGCCCCCCTGAGAAGAAATATCTCAAAATTTGTTGTCTAATGGGATCAGCAGAAGTCCTGGGCAGTGTAAATCTCTGTGGACATCTTTGTTACAGAAATACGAGGTTTGTTTCTTCAAATGAGTGACTTCATGTTAatcttataaagaaaatattaaatttcccTCAATATTAAATTGACCATCAAATTTCTGTCCTACCCCAAGTTGCCCTTAATATTAAATTGACCATTACCCATATGCCCATGAAGAGACTATAACCTCCCTCATTGCACTATTAATTGAAGGGATTATCAAGCCTAGTAATAGTCATTTTTCATCCCCAGTTGTTTTGATTAAAAGGAAATACAAGTCTGGGTGTTGTGTGGATTATAGAGCTTTAAAAGGCCATTATAATTGAAGGGATAATTATAGAGctttaaaagacaaaaataatttgtCTCTGTCTTTTACAATAGAGGatcgtgtgtgtgtgtatatatatatatatatatatatatatatatatatatatatatatatatatatatatatatatatatatatatatatatatatatatatatatatataagtgcaTCAAAAACAAAGAGATGGCTGAAGGCCCATAACTTCAAGTTGGTACATATAAATAGTATGAACCAAACTGTTTTACAAATATAACTAATTTTAGGACCCTGCTATGATTTAGTGAAGATATCTCCAGATGCAATCTTTTCTTGGATAAATTGATAATCTACGTACCGGTTAGGAAATGGAATATTTATGTAAGAaggatgaaaattaaaaattagttactTGGTTAGGAGGTTAGGAGGGTAGTCTTCCTAAAAGGAAGACTATATATAGGTTGGCTTTTGTTGTTTGGGGTTACGTTTTTAGTTTGATGAGAGTGTAGACAGGATCTTTGGCGTCCTGTTGGAAGGGAAACATTAGCCCTGGACAGTGTATAAATTGTGTGGCTGGTTTGAATCAAATAAACAAGGTATATCCAGTGTTATTGTGAGTGTGGTTTAcgtttttgtgtgtgtgaaagCTTTGTAAAATTAGACATAAGTAATAGCAGGCAACATATTTGTCACTTGTAGAAGCTCTTACAAAAACCAGGATATACAGGTACTCGGCTAAATATATctcaaaattttaatcaatatattaagataaaaatgtGTCAAAGAACCACTTAACCTAAGTTCAGCTAGGTAAGCAAGGTACAGCTAGGTTGCagagaaaattaaaactaaCTGCTGGTGCAATTGCTCAAAGGAAGGCCAACTAGGTCCAAGGTCCAAgagaaaacaatgaaaaatcTATAGCTGGTTATTTGCCTACCTGCAAATTGCAATGATTTCCACTAATAACTTAATCCGGTGGATTTCTCCACCGTCCAGTTTCCATCTACTAATCACTTAAGTCATATCCTTAACATgctttatgaaaaattaagtaTAGAAAGCATGTCCAATTACCAAATAcaatgaaaagaatgaattaGGCAGAATAACAGATAAAATAGCTGTTTTgcagataaaagaaaagataaaacagCTGAATGTTTATTACCATAGTAGATGGATCAATTGGAGCTTTTCCATCCTTCCAAGCTGCATCTAATATGTTCTTAGCGACATGCCAATAAATACCTGATAGTATAGACACAAAATTATAGTGCTAACACTTGTTTATCGATTATATGAGCTTGTTTGTGAGAACAATGAACATACCAACTTCTTACCAGTTAAATCAGGAGCAGCTTTCACACTTCCAAGCCAATGTATATTTCACACAAACTGGGTCGTTATAACAAATCCTTTAGCAGCTGACATATTCCTCAATTTACAGGTGTTCGCCTATACAAGTGTTTTAAAAAAGACAATTCATAACTTACAAGAAAAACTTATCTTACTGTATTCTCATATTCATCTTCAAGAAGTATTTATAGAAGTATTTATAAAAGAGTTCATCAAAAAGCAGCACAACACATGTTTTAAGTCAACTCAGCAGAGTGATGGCTACAGTGTCACTCATTTAAGAAAAAACCAAATCGTTATCAAAACCACTTTCAAATGTGGTAGTGGTGCCTTGGAAGcttcatttcaaacattaaaaatcCTAGCTAAAATAGAACGATGTGAGGAGGAACAAGAATTCAATTAGAAACACGAAATATCCCACTCAATACGGTGAAACCTTAATTGAAAAAACTCAAAAGAACCGCATCCATTGAATCGAGGTTTCAGTGAAAGGGAAGAAAGAGGCATACCGGGGagggaagaagagaagagagagcaGGAAAGGGAACGGCGCGTACCGTAAGGGCAGTGACGGTAACAGAAGGTGTGAGgacaaagagaaagggaagaacaAGAGGCCATTGAGataagaggaagaagaagaagaagagagtgcAAAATTGATAGCTTAAAAccctaataataatgtaatgtTGAGAGGGTTTTGCAGGGAGCTTGTTTCAGATCTTTCTCTAAGTCCAGAGTTGAAGCGGGAAGGAGATACATACTCACTCTATTACACTAATCGGGTTCGCTGCTGCTTCTTACCTTAGCGACACGAGTTTATTTTAGGACCACACGTGTGACACAGTGGCAAGGTAAAATAAAGTGTCTTCTTTCAACGTTGCTTTTCACACCGTTTGGTCTTGTAgaatagaagaaagaaagaaatgaatttggaaaacaaaataaacttttttttctttcaactctgACACTGTCTTCGTTTTGAATTAAGTTACTCTTAACGTTTATTCGCGAAGACGCTTTACTCCATAATCGGCTTCAAATAATACACTCACCAATATGCTTAATATTCTTTTGGCATAATatccaattttgtccccactttggttcggaaatctcaagttagtccctttataGAAAAGTGAGTtgaatggatccttacttgtaattaattgactctaatgagtcccttccgttaaatagaacgaaacggagttagtggactgatgatgtggcagttgtctttggtgaggtGTCAATACGCAagcttacgtggtgttagggttCCCCATTTTCAAATTGGGTATTATGCCTATTAAAAATTGGGGATAAAGGATTTGGGGCTCATTTGGTCGAGACTAGGGCATGTCCGAGAAAGAAGACAGAGGCAGGCAGTGTTTCGAGATTACAAGTGATCGCGGGAACTCGTAAGAACTTTTAGACAAAGCATTTGTGAGTGGACGACCATTGGTGGGGTAAATAACGAAAAGCGACTTTCGAAGGTGCGTTTATGGTAGGTTTTGTTCTGTGTTTCGTTGCTTTCGTTGTGGTCCCCCCAGaagttttgatttattttatggtttgtcTGTGTTGTGTGCCCCATTGTCAGTGCATTTGCTTTGTTTCTGTTGCGACGTTGTCGTTGTGGTCCCCCTTCATAGTGTGTGGTACTGTGTTGTGGCATTTGCTTTATTTAATGTCATAAatgtggttttgttttgtttgagttgtttatGGTCTGTACAGTAGTATGTTTATGCTTTGTTTTTTGCTTAGATATCATTTGGGTTAAGGGTTAAGCATAGATTAACTAACTGTGACCAATTTTATATTAGATAATATGGCCAACTCACACATTGAAGTCGTGTTTCACCATGGGGGGAAATTTGAGAATAATGGGACATTTGGATATCACTATGGTGAAACCACAACTATAAAAATAGACCCTGATCgatggagttattttgaaatattaagcaTTCTAAAGGAGATGGGTTATAGGAATGTAAAGGACTTATGGTATTCATTGGGTCGTGGTCCTGTATTAGAAGATTGTTTGGAACCTTTATTAGATGACAAGGGTGCTTGTCATCTGATCAATATTGCTATGTTGAATGGTGAAGCTCACCTCTATGTTATACATAGGGTGTGTGAACCTGAGTATCTTCTGCAGTTGGAATGCATATCTGAACCCCAAATTGATAGACCTAGTGATGAAGGAGAAGTTGAGAGAGATAGTGCTGATTTGCAAGTTGATAGACCTAGTGTTGAAGGagaagttgagagagagagtgcTGAAAAGGAAGTTCAGATAGAGATTGGTGTAGCAGATGTTGAGGCAGTGGGTGAAGCAGAGGTTCAGACAATAGCACCTGAGGTAGAACCTGAATCAGAAGTTCATCCAGAAATGATAGAAGTTGAGGTTGATGTACTGGCTGATATAGAGGGTATGGTagaggatgttggtgtggaGGATGCAGTGGAGGATGTTGGTGTGGAGGATGCAGTGGAGGATGTTGGTGTGGAGGATGCAGTGGAGGATGTTGGTGTGGAGGCACAGGTTGGTGTCCTTGGAATGCATATTGTGCATATAAGGCAGCTGAAAATACATGGCAGCTAAGGAAAATAGTAGACAACCACACTTGCAGTAGAGAATTTAACATCCGTCTAATGACTTCAAAATGCTTGAGTGGGAGGTTAGAGAAGACTATGAAAGACAATCCAAATATTAATCTGTATAACCTCCATAACAAAGTTTCTAAGAAGTGGAACATTGGTGTTTCACGGTCCACAACCTGTAGGGCAAAAGCAATGGCATCCAAACAAATAGAAGGTgattttaaagaacaatataGAAGAGTGTATGACTATGCCAATGAGTTGCTTCGGTCAAATCCTGGTTCAACTGTGAAAGTTCATGTTGAACCTAATGAGGACACTCCAATTTTCAAGAGACTATATGTGTGTTTGAAGGCCTGTAAGGACAGCTTCGTGTCATGTAGGAAGATTATAGGTTTGGATGGTTGtttcttaaaaggaaaatttggaGGTGAGTTGTTAACTGCAGTAGCAAGAGATGGGAATGACCAAATGTGTCCTTTGGCATATGCTGTTGTGGAAGTGGAGAATAAGGACACTTGGAGTTGGTTTCTACATTTTCTCATTGATGATCTTGGTGGTGTGGAGATTTCTTCAACCATCACATTTATGtcagatcaacaaaaagttAGTAACTTATTACCATTGCcatctttttttatgttttaaacctTCATGTGTTTTATATTAACTTGTATAGCTTCATGTGAATAGGGACTTTTACCAGCCTTACAAGAACTTCTCAATGCGTCAAGTGAGCAACCTGCAACCCAACCTGATCAAAGTCAGCCAACTACTGGACCAAGTCAACTTACTCAATGCGTTTTGGAACATACTCAGCCATCTACAACACAAGTTTAAAACTGATTTAGGACTGACAGTATGTTTAGCTTAAGTGATGGCTATTTTGTAATgacaaacatatattttgtaatcacaGACATGTTTTTTGTAATCACAGACATCTGCTTGGTAAACTGTCAGACGTGGATTTGAATTCCActttgtaatttcattatgatgTAATTATGAATGTGAACGCTCGCCCACCACTTTGTAATTCCACTTTGTTTAATATCTACCAATTTTCGTACCAAATCTACCAAATTGGGCGCTCGCCCAccacgagaggacgctcgtccagcacgagaggacgctcgtccagagaagaCTCTCAGCTGACGATCGCCCACTCGCTCAGAACGCTTGCCAGgataagtggacgctcgtccaagagtagaagcacgagcggacgctcgtcccagccaCGTacaaatggacgctcgtccaagagtacaagcacgagcggacgctcgtcccagccaCGTacaaatggacgctcgtccaagagtagaagcacgagcggacgctcgtcccagccaCGTACAAATGGACGCTTGTCCAAGAGTagaagcacgagcggacgctcgtcccacCCACGTAgaaaatggacgctcgtccaagagtaCAAccacgagcggacgctcgtcccagccaCGTAGAAATGGACGCCCGTCCCAGCCAGGTAGAAGAGAACGCTCGTCCTGtcataggacgctcgtccttcagaAGCGGACGCTCAGAAGTGGATCCAGCAAGGAGAACAGGACGCTCGTTTTATTGGAACTGCATAATTGTATacagatttttctttttggattaCAGAAGCCACTTCCTCATTTTATTGCCAGTTACACACCACTTCCTCATTTTATGTTGTACATATCAAACTAAATGTAATTTCAAACCATAATTTCAGAAGCTTGAATTCGAATTTGACCTTCATTTCATAACTTCATATTACAATTTGTCCAAAGTGCTCTTCACATAAACTATTTAACAGAACACATCATggacttttaaacaaaaaacatacaaCAATGATATTAATCAATCCCAGAAAACATATCATTGTTATTAACATCTTCTCCCTTTTTTGACATTCCCTAACACATTTCTCCAGACTATTAATCTTCCTCCTTTGCCTTGCAATAGTACTAACAGTATCATCTACGCAATCTTCACTAAGCCATTTAAAGAAATTGCATCCTTGAAgttcttcatttcttgtccGCTTGTAGTTAGGGCAGCCCCAGAATTGTTTCCCCTCGTTCTTAATTGTTTTTGCCACTCTCAACACAGCAGCCTCCCCACAGTGGCATATTTGGCTTCCAACCAATCCTCTGGATGAACCACCACGACAGCTCCCCCATGAGCAAGACGAACAACCGTGATTCGAAGACATTACCAACCCCAAACAGCGAACCCAAAACAGCAAACCCCAAACAGAGACAACCACTGACAACGAAGAACAACTCGCCAACCGCGAACCACTACTGCTTCGTCTTCCCGCGATCACTGCCTGCCTCTGTCTTCTTTCTCGCACACGGACATGCCCTAATCTCGAACAAATGCACTGACAATGGGGCACACAACACAgacaaaccataaaataaatcaaaacttCTGGGGGGACCACACTGAAAGCAACGAAACACAGAACAAAACCTACCATAAACACACCTTCGAAAGTCGCTTTTTGGTTTTCGTTATTTACCCCACCACTGCTCCGTCTTCCCGCGATCACTGCATCCTCTGTCTTCTTTCTCGCACACGGACGTGCCCTAATCTCGAACAAATGCACTGACAATGGGGCACACAACACAgacaaaccataaaataaatcaaaacttCTGGGGGGACCACACTGAAAGCAACGAAACACAGAACAAAACCTACCATAAACGCACCTTCGAAAGTCGCTTTTTGGTTTTCGTTATTTACCCCACCACTGCTCCGTCTTCCCGCGATCACTGCATCCTCTGTCTTCTTTCTCGCACACGGACGTGCCCTAATCTCGAACAAATCACCCCCAAATCTTTTTAtccccaatttttaataaaacccaaTTTGAAAATGGGGAACCCTAAAACCACGTAAGCTTGCGTATTGACacctcaccaaagacaactgccacatcatcagtccactaactccgtttcgttctatttaacggaagggactcattagagtcaattaattacaagtaaggatccattcaACTCACTTTTCtataaagggactaacttgagatttccgaaccaaagtggggacaaaattgggtattatgcCTATTCTTTTATCCTCATCGGTCATGTTATCCTTCGACCACATGTCCTAACATATGTATCAGAACTCCTAGATGATGACATACATTgtgctattaaaaaaaatagatgattGGTTActcttaaaacaaaatatcGCCTAGAGAAAGAAATGCTAACAAATACTTAAATGGTCTAAATGTTCCcactatttatttatagatCTTTTGGTGATTTTCATTTCCCACTTCTTTAATCTCAATTATTATATCCTCTCAGTTCTAATGGTTATTGTTTCGACATTTTTCGTTAGGATCCTGTTAAAATACAAACTTGCTTGCGAAGACCGAGCGGGCGATCGCGAGCGGTAAAGGCTGGCGGACGAGCAATGAAGCTGCTATGGACCGGGCGGACGGTTTCGAGCTGGCGCGGACGAGCGGCTCTGACATTTGGGGCTAGCGAAAACCGGACAGGCGTCACTGAATCCAACGAGCTGAAGAATACTGGACGGACGACCATCTCTTGATTGGGGGTTGGACACGCTGGGTGGCGTTCTCCTTATGCGCTCCAGGCGGTCATCCTTTGCTTCAAGCCGGGGGGTCAGGTACCTgccaaaggcactccgacgctcaagtcagtaatatgacagagcgatATGCAATGCATGTATATATTGCGTTGTAAGCAATCTCTCTcgaaatcatacctgagacctttatttatactgattgtaatgggcttttaccttttgggggcctggaaacggcccaataataTCTTATCCTTCATTAAGGGCTTTAATGAGTCATTAGCACTTAACTGTGTAGTTGACCGCGTGATGTCTGGCCAGTAACGGCCGTTCAGGACGATGGTCGGCCAGGATGTCAAGCTATGTCGGAACTAGTCGGTTTTGTCGGTCATACTGAACGCTCGTTCTTGGTTGGCGTCCGGAGCGGTCGATCGGTCCCTAAATGGGGAGGACCGGATGGTAATTGTAAAGGATCGCACGGTCGACGGTGGTGTGCGTTCAATCTCCAAATGGTGATGACTGAACGggacgttcggtcttataccgtggATGACCGAAtggaacgttcggttttgtcGGTCATACTGAACGCTCGTTCTTGGTTGGCGTCCCGGGTGGGCGTTCGGTCTACAAATGATGATGACCGGACGGTACCTGTTTGGGTGGACGTTCGGCCTTGGTGCTCGGCTCGGGTGGACGCTCGGTCCATGAATGGCTAGACGCTCGGTCCTGATTGCACACTTGGGTGGACGGTCGGTACATCTTAGTCTGGACGCCCGATCTTGATTGACCTTGGTGGGCGACATTGTGTTAACCGCTCGCTCGCTCTATGCCGAGGGGACTTGTCGGTACATTAATTATTCAAGGTTTTGGAATggataattgaattaaaataagatgtgCAGAATGTGTAAggacctattttttttttttttttaatgggaTGGGGGAAGCAATCAGGGAGTCACGAGTTGCCATAAAAAGGGGAGaactttgttttatttggaaGTGGGGAGCAAAGACGTCCGGATTTTACTTTCCTTGCTGGCACCATTCAACAAGCTGCAAACGTGGAAGATATAAGGGGGTGCTGAGTTCTGAAATGAGAGAGGAAATCCTTGCTGCAAAATTGGTGAAGGAGGTGAAGTTCAGAGTTGCTAGAGTTGCTGGAGAAGCCTTGGTTCTGCAAGTCTTGAGGGAgataatttcaaatattcacaaaggaagtcttcaagaggtaaggggagctagatttttcgttttgattattgaattttacTGTCTTGAAGCAAATCTGGAAATTTTGGGGATGAAAAATGGGTTTCTGCGTTTTCTGGAAAACTTcatgcgattctgcagaattctgcagaacgcgcgtacgtccaattttgacatcaaaattggacgttcgtccaagttgctcgaccaattagtggtcggcagTAATgggttgagcgttcggttatggTGTTCTAAGGTAACGAGCGTtcacgttcgtccttaagtaatGTTTGTAATTtagacgttcgtccttaaatgttatagtgagcgttcgtcaataagtgttatagtgagcgttcgtccataagtgttatagtgagcgttcgtcctggtgagtgtagcgttcggtcttcataTGGATTCTTAAACGGTCGGTTTTGTCGTCCTAGTGAAaataacgttcggtcttattaACTTAGTAATTGTATGTTCGCCAAACAGTATGTGTTCGTTCAAACAATGTTTGTCTATATGATCTTGTAGTATTTGAACCATATATACGTTCGTCCAAAAGGTGTTTACGTATTTGTTTTCTTAGAAATTGATCTATGTGCATTCGTCCAAAATGTGTTAGTCTGACTATGTTCACTTTTCTTACTGCTCGTCCAAacaaaaaatttgtatttgatCCATAtgtgcgttcgtccaaaacagTATTTGTTTCTCGTAAGATTTTATCCATAtgtgcgttcgtccaaacagtgttcgtAGTAATCTGATAGTGAACTGATAGTGTTCGGCTTTTTCTGAGCGTTCGTACAGATAGTATTCCTAGTGATCAGATAGTGTTCTTctttttgagcgttcgtcccttTGTAGCAGCGAGCATTCGGTCTTGATGTTGCTGGTTCTCACAGGCAACGAGCGTCATAAGtattagtgaacgttcggtcttgatgttgcTGGTTCTCAGTTAGCGAGCGTCCCTACGTAGTAGCGAGCGTCCATATGAATAGCGTTCGGTtcatgacgttcgtccaaactgtacTCGTTCTTACAGCTTGCAATCTGATAGCGTACGTTcttgtagcgttcgtcctaagctTTTAATGTTGGGTTCCAAGGCtaattgttgttgttttggattgaattaagTGTGTGAAATGAATTAttctaaaagtatatgagatatgttggatttgaTGTGATATTATGGGGGTATCTAGTTGTTCATGACTTGGGATAAGGTTTAAAGTAACAGTAtaattcatggacgtaattccatgatcctcaaggagaggatacatggtggtgatttggggTGTACAGAATGATTTCATGGTAGCTTAgttttgggggttttcctgatgctccaatggtctttcattctcaattagagaggattgatccatgtggtgaggagtagcaggaggtcctagtcttggaggcttccaggaTGCTCCAGGacgcggaacggactaacctcgtgagggtggtagggtgaaacccattggcaatggctttgcaaagcagtagaggccaccacgagtgcataacccgccatagctcggtaatcattctagtccggacgagtcggtctataaagcaacaagtcggggtataaagtaacaagtcttgtgatgttaGTTTATCATGTTTAGATGACTTTTACCTGTCGTGTGAAATtttataacatgctttttatatctagctcacccttgcttgtctgtattgcttgtgtatgtttctttggcgatgatcatccacttggatgggagcagatggcggGGAGGATACCTTGGAAATAGCTCTTGATGGAGATGGAAGTGATGCAGCTTAGATTTTCTAGTTTTATTTCGTGAACTCGTTTTATTTAAAAGAACATTTTGTATCCTAAGATTTAAATTCTCCGTAAGTTTCATGGAGAAATTTTAATACTCTAGTTGTGATTTTCGCACTATTctaaggatgactgtaattttgaattaacttttgactgctttcctatattatgcatgatgacgtctttattatatatgcatgacgtaTATAATCGGATGTTACAGAATGAACATATTCAAAACTTTCCCTCTACAACAATATTGAAAACGAAGATCAGACCGATTATATAATACTATACCAGTTAAATTTGCAAAAAATGTCGTGATATGTAAGAACTGTGTTATGAagcattttcaaatttataccataaagaaaattacataaaaatttaaacatatttttggataaattttgttttttacaccTATAAATTATTCTTAGTACAATcatcattattaattaaaagaaacaattgaaattttatctataaaagCAATTTCTgtataataaaaacttatttccaaataaaatttatcaactttCATATTCTTTGAAATTTGACCTATTTCattgatttcaaaataaattacagAGATTTGCTAAAGTAAATATAACTATCCAACATAACTAGTCAATCACATTTTtagtagttaaaaaaatatagtttgagCTCAAAATAgactattaaaataatattcttgaaataattaatcaaaagaaaagtacaaaattattgaaaatggtTTTTTAGATGATCAAGAATAGTAATAGTATAATTGGAAATGTGAAACCCTGAATAATTAGTAGTAATAATTCTCTGGCACATCACCACTAATACACACACCACGTCACTGCTATGGGTAATTAAAAACCCACTTCCAAACTCTGATTTTCCTCTCTGTCGTGCACGAAGAATCTCGCCCATCATTCTCTGAAACGTGCGCACGACATACactcagtgcattaaaaacgcaccaagcGCTGCATGCACGCCTGCCACTTGTCACTTTGGAAGTTCTGAAATCAGAATGAGGGTTGCAGGTGTCCGAAAATGAGACGCTCGCTCGTCTCATTTGGAAggaacaaaaaaatgatttttcgaAAACCTTTCCGCTCACCTGCATCACTCGTCTTCTTCCCCAGAACCAAACCTTCCATTTTCTCTGatctctctctaaaaccagttacccttctctcttctgtaactcatcttcttcttctccgattcACTTTCCAGAACCATAGAAGCGTTCGTCCAGCGGtgatctttcatttggaccgaacagaacttggatcggaactggtaagttttcCTTTCTACACGTCGTCCTctctggtttcatgcgaaccctagtttggttgcatgcatgagttCTCGGTCTGAAGTACGTTGATTTTGGTGTCTTAGTTTTTACGTGAGAactgttgagcgaaacctggGTGTAAGACGTGGTTAGAGGAAACCCAAAAATCTTGCTGTTGgaagtacactgctatccaggtaagggaagcttatatgtttaatttattctgTAGGTTGTATGCTCTGAGTTGCATGTATGAACTGTGTGAAGTTTGAGCTGTTATGGATTGTTCACTGATATCTGATATGATTCTGGTTTTTGATTGATCTGTCATGAACGAGTACtgcatgtatatattatatatgttgttgttgaatttgatttaaatgtATATTGATATGATGATGTATGAAAGGAGTTTAGTTATTGAATAATAGGAATGTTTAAAATGTTGAGATCTGTATGGTGATGATAATGGGAAATAAATCTAGAATGAAAGTtgtaaagtttataaatttgaaatctggaaaTTCTTCTAAGGTTGTCTTTGATAgtgttcgacctcatgtcgagcatTCGTCCTTGATTgacgttcgacctcatgtcgagcgatttcctttaatggcgttcgacctcatgtcgggTGTTAGTC
This genomic window contains:
- the LOC108333779 gene encoding uncharacterized protein LOC108333779, whose amino-acid sequence is MANSHIEVVFHHGGKFENNGTFGYHYGETTTIKIDPDRWSYFEILSILKEMGYRNVKDLWYSLGRGPVLEDCLEPLLDDKGACHLINIAMLNGEAHLYVIHRVCEPEYLLQLECISEPQIDRPSDEGEVERDSADLQVDRPSVEGEVERESAEKEVQIEIGVADVEAVGEAEVQTIAPEVEPESEVHPEMIEVEVDVLADIEGMVEDVGVEDAVEDVGVEDAVEDVGVEDAVEDVGVEAQVGVLGMHIVHIRQLKIHGS